The DNA sequence ACCGGCTTGTCCAGGACGAACTCGTGGCGCAGCAACGGCGCGTCCGGCGACTGGGCCAGCAGCACCGGATCACCTCGCGGCTCCAGCTGGCCGTCGGTGATGGTGGCGCCGGGAAACCGCGGGTCCGGGTCGGCGGTGAAGTCGTCGGAGAACAGCGGCGAGCCGTCGGGCGCGCGCACGACGATGGTGTCGTAGCGGGCGACCTCGGCCGTGCCCTGGCTGACGGAGGTCCGGAAGCCGAGGGTGCCGGTGGTCACCGCGCCGACGGTGCGGGAGTCGACCTGCGTGCCGTCGATCGAGGTGACCACGGTGTCGCCGCGGGCGTCGAGACGCAGGTGGTGCGGCGCGGTCGCGGTGGCCGGGGTGATGACCGGCGCGAGGTCGACCTCGCCGAGGAGGCTGAAGGCGCCGTGGCTCTTCACGTGCGGCCGCAGCAGCACCTTGCCCGGCGTCGTGGCCGCGTTGATCTGCCACATCAGGAAGTCGTCGGCGTCGGCGGCGCGGAAGAGGACACTCGCGGCGCCCGCCTTGATCGTGAAGTCGAGGTCGAGGGAGAAGTCCTGCCAGGCGTAGGCCCTTCCCGCGTCCGGGCTGATCCAGGCGGCGCTCCCCCAGTCCGCCGGCCCGGTCTCCCACCACGCGGGCACGGCCGGTTTTGTCACCCCGCCCCGGGAATCCCACACTTCGACGGTCCAGTAGCTCCGCTTCCCGGCCGCGCCGGCCGGACCGCGGTAGGGCACGGAAACCGAGTCGCCGCTCACGACCTTCCCGCTGTCCCAGACGTCGGCCCGGTTCTGCGCGAGCAGGCCGGGCGTGCCGGCGACGAGGATCCGGTAGGCCGTCTGCCGGGCATCGGGCCGGGTGGACCGCAGCTTCCAGCTCAGGGCCGGCGGGCCGGACGTGGCCAGCGGGTTGACAACGTTGTCGGCACGCAGGTCGTAGGCCTCGATGCCCGCGCCGCGGTCCCCCGCGAGCGCGGAGGTGTCCACGAAGAGCGTCGAAAGCAAGGCGCACAGGAAAACGAGCGCGACTCGTGCGGGGTGACCGGACATGGACGCTCCACTCGCGGCCGCAACCGGCCGACGTCAAATCTTCGCTGATTTGAAACGTTTCAAGTTATCTTATCACCGCACCTGTGACGCAGACAACCGAAACTCGCCGGGATCGCCCTGGTGGCGGCTCGCCTTCGAGGCGAGCCGCCACCGGCGAGTCAGCCCTCGGCGGTCAGCTCGAGCAGCCGGCCGGTGAGGTCGAGGTGCTCGTCCACGCTTCCGGTCAGGTAGCTGATGTCGATGAACGTGTGGTCCGGCTCGAGGAGCGCGACGATCTTCACCACCGACTCGGCGATGTCCTCCGGCTTGGTCCCGGGTGCGGCGTTCACGCGCAGCGCCACACCCAGGGCCCGCGGGTCGCGCCCGGCCTGCTCGGCGTCGGCCCGGATCTTGGCGAGGGTCGAGGTGAGCACGTCCGCGGGGAACGCCTCGGGCACCGACCAGACCGGCAGCCAGCCGTCGGCCCGCTCGGCGACCCGGCGCAGCGACTTCTCGCCGAACCCGGCCAGGTGAATCGGCGGCTTCCGGACGGGCTTGAGGCCGACGTGCGACTCCGCGATCCTGTAGCCGACACCTTCGTGGGACACGATGTCCTTGCTCCACCAGGTGTCGAGCAGGTCGAGCAGGTCGTCGAGCCGCTTGCCGCGCTCGGACATCGGGATGCCGACGGCGTCGTACTCGTCGGGCGACCAGCCGATGCCCAGCCCGGGCAGCAGCCGGCCGCCGCTGGCGACGTCGATGCTGGTCAGCAGCCGCGCGAAGTTGGCGGGCTGGTACTGCGTGGCGTTGATGGTGCTGGAACCGAGGATCGCGGTCTCGGTCACCGCCGCGGCGACGGCCAGCGCGGTGAACGGGTCCTGGGCGGTCCGGAACTCCTCGGGCATGGTCTCGTAACCCGGGTACGGCACCACCGGGCGGACCGGCGACAACAGCCGGTCGCCGACCCAGAGGCTCGCCGCCCCGGCCTGTTCGGCCGCACGCGCGTACCGCGCGATCCCGCCGGGCGTGGCCGCCGCCTTGCCGAACACCGGAAGGCTGAAACCAATGCGCATCAATGACTCCCCTGGAGAACGAACGGATCATGGAGGTCCTGATGCCACTACTACTCGCATCTGGTTGCTCGTTCAAGTATCTCGGGCGTCAATCCGGTGGGCGGCGGCCGCGAAACCGGAGATGGATTCGACAGGTTCCCGCTGCCGGTGCGGCTCCCCGCGGGACACCGGCGCGTCAGCGGTCGAGGCCCGGCTGGTTCCGCAGCTGCCGGCGGGACGTGATGCCGAGCTTGCGAAAGATGTTGCGCAAGTGGGCGTCGACGGTGCGGGGGCTGAGGAACAGCTGCGCGGCGATCTCGTTGGACGTCGCGCCGGTGGCGGCCATGCGCGCGATGTGCGTCTCCTGCATGGTGAGCTGGTCGGCCGTGCGCGCCGACCGGGCCCGGGCCGTTTCGCCGGTGGCGCGCAGCTCCTTCGCCGCGCGCTCGGCGAACGCCTCGAGCCCGGCACCCGACAGGAGTTCGTGGGCGGTGCGCAGGTGCTCGCGGCAGTCGCGCCGGCGGCCTTCGCGGCGCAGCCACTCCCCGTACAGGAGATGGGCGCGCGCCCGGTACGGGAGCAGCGGGCTCTCCCGCAGGCACTCGACGGCCTGGCGGTAGTGGTCCTCCACGCCGGTCACCACGCCCCGGGCGTACGCCGCGATGCCGAGGCCCGTGCCGGTTCCGCTGGCCTCGGTGCGTTCGGTCAACGACGCCAGGGCGGCGGCGGCTTCGCCGGGCTCACCGGCCCGGACGGCCGCCTCCACGAGCTCGGGCAGGGTCGCGCCGGCGAGGGAGAGGTCGCCGTGCGCGGTGGCTTGCCGGGCGGCGGCCAGCGCGGCCGGGTAGTCGGCCAACCCGTTGTGCAGCACGGCCGACGCCCAGTGCACGTTGGCGACCAGCTGCCCCGCGCCGCGGGCGGTCGCGGTCGCCGTGGCGGCTTCGAACAGCTGAAGGGCTTCGTCGCGGCGGCCGCGCATCGCCGCGAGGTGCAGCCGCGGGTACAGCATCGGCGGCCCGCCGACCGCGTCGGCGATCGCCTCCTCCTCGACGATGGCCGCGATCGCCGGCCCGAAGTCGCCGGTCAGCGCGCCCTGCGAGGCCACCTGGGCGAGGCCGAGCCGCAGGACGAGCGGCGAGCCCGACTCGCGGCCGGTCTTCACGAGCCACTCGGTGATCGCCGTCTGGGTGTGCGGATCCCACATCTCCGACGCGAGCATGGTCGCCAGCGCCGGACGCCGGGTCCACATCGGAGTCTCCTCGTCGTCGAATACCTTGCGCAGCAAGGGAACTGCCGCCCGATGGTCTCCTTCGGCCACGAGCGTCAGTACGTCGAGCAGGTCCGGCGACCGCGGCACGGGCCCGGCGGACCGGGCCGCGGCCAGGACGGTGTCCAGCACGCCGCCGGGCCGGCCGACGAGCAGACCCATCTCGACCGCGTCCAGGAAGCACTCGCGCGACCGCTCCGGATCCAGGTCCGCGAGCCGCCGCGCGGCCCGCACCATGAACATCGGGCCGTCGCCGTCGTGGTGCCGCTGGAAGGCGACCTGACCGCGGAGGAGATCGACCTGCGCGTGCCGGACCTCGTCCAGCGCCGCGGGTTCGACGACCGCGAGGAGCTCCGCCGCCGCGTCGGGAGCGCCGGCGTCGAGTGCGGCCCGCGCCGCCACGATCGTCCGTTCGAGCCGCTTCCCGGCGTCCAGCGACAGCGCGGCCGCGCGCTCCAGGAAGGCCGCTGCGGCCACCACACCGCCCCGGGACCGGGCCCGCGACGCGCACCGTTCCAGCTCGGCGGCGACGTCGTCGTCGGGACCGGCGCAGGCCTGGGCGCGGTGCCAGGCCCGCCGGTCCGGGTCCCCGGCCGGGTCGGTGACCTCGGCCAGCGCCCGGTGGGCCGCGTACCGCCGGCTCGCCTCGGCGGCCTGGTAGACCGCCGAGCGCGCCAGCGGGTGGCAGAAGCGGACGCGGGTGGCGAACTCGACCAGCCCGGTGGCGGCCGCGGCCTCGCCGGCGGCCGGGACGTCGATGTCCAGCAGCCGCGCGGCCGGCCACAACAGCCCCGGATCGCCGGTCGGGTCGGCACTCGCGAGGGTGAGCAGCAGCCGGGCGCCGGCGGGCAGGTCCGCCAGCCGGGCCTGGAACCCGCGTTCGATCCGGGACGGCACGGACGACGCGTCCGGCGAAGGGAACCCGTCCGACGTCGAGAGTTCGAGCAACGCCAACGGGTTCCCGCGCGCTTCGGCCAGCAGCCGGGCGCGCACCCGCTCGTCGAGCGTCACGTGGCTCTGCGCCGCCAGCAGCTCCCGCGCCTCGGTGTCGGCCAGCCCGCCGACGACGGCCCCCGGCAGTTCGGCCAGCTCGCTCGTGCCCGGCAACCGGACCGCGAACACCATCGCGACCGGCTCGGCGCTGACGCGGCGGGCGAGGAAAGCCAGCGCCTTCGACGACGCCGAGTCCAGCCACTGCGCGTCGTCGACCACGCACAGCAGCGGACGCTCCCCCGCCGCGGCCGCCAGCAGCGCCAACGTCGCCAGGCCGACGCGCAACAGGTCCGGGACGCCGTCGGCGAGCCCGAACGCGACGCGCAGGGCGTCGCGGTGCCGATCAGGCAGGTCGGCGAGCCGCGCCAGCACCGGCACGCACAACTGGTGCAGGGCGGCGAACGGCAGCTCCGACTCGAACTCCGCCCCGCAGGCCCGCACGACCCGGAAGCCGGCCGCCTGCCCGGCGTACTCCAGCAACGCGCTCTTGCCGATCCCCGCCTCACCGCGGAAAACGAGCGCCCCGCCCGCGCCCGCCCGCGCGGCGGTCGTCAGCTCGTCGATCCGCCGGATCTCGGCGCGCCGGCCGAAGAGCGGTCCACGGGAGTCCACCGGCGTCCGCATCCCCCGGATGCTAGCGGGGCCGGGGGCCGCAGGCGACGCGGTCACCGAACCTCGCGCCACGTTACCTAGGTGATTCCCGCCGACGCGAACGAACGCCCTCCGGTGCGACCGTGGACATCCGTCCAGCACCCAGGAGGAACCCATGACCACCACGGACACCACGCCCGGCACCCGCGGCACGACGTCGCCCCGGGACCTGATCGGGCGCGGGCTGCTCGCCGTCGCCGCGCTCGCCACCGTCGGCGCGGCCATCCGCGGAATGGTGTACGTCGGCCGGGTGGCCGACGACCGGATCTGGATCGAAAACTGGCGCATGACCGCGTTCTGGCTTGTCGCGGGCCTGTTCGCGCTGCTCGCCTGGAAACCGCGGGCGCAGCGGGGGGTGTGGGAGGTGCTCTTCGCGCAGAAGTCCGTGCTCGTCGTCATCGCCGTGGTGCTGGGTGACGTGCCCGAAGCCGGCGAGGCCGGTTACGTCGACTTCGGCCTCGTCGTGATCCTCGTGGCTTCCTACTTCCTGTGCCGCGGCTGGCAGGGCTGGCGAAGCACGGAAAAGCGCTGAATCCGCTCAGTCCAGGTGCGCCAGATCGGGCCAGAGCTGCGCCCAGGTGCCGTGCGGCTGCCGGCACAGGTACATCGCCGCGCCCTGCCGGGTCTCTTCGTCCGACAGCCCGTCCGGCAGGGTGAGCGGCGCGATCTCGGTGACCTGGGACCAGAACCGGCGCAGGTACTCGGGGGTGAACTCGCCGACGCACAACACGGTGTCGTCACCGCCCGGCGGCGGACCCCAGAACCCGTAGGCGTTGTGGCCGCTGCCGACCGGGTTGTGCAGGCCCTCGGCCGGGCCGAGAAGGCTCAGCGCGCCGGCTTCGCCGTAGTTGCCGGTGAAGATCACCGTGCCGGCCGGGTACCGGTCCGCGACCGAGACGATCTGGCGCACGTACTCGGGCCAGCCGTAGGTCTCCATCACCGTGCTGCTCAAGCCGATGCTGTTCGTGACCTTCGGCGGGAACACGGGCAGCCCGACGACGATCGCGAAGACGGCCGTGGCGGCGATCGCGATGGGCCACGACCGCCGGCCGTCGCGGGTGTCCGCCTCCGCCACCCGCACCGCGCCGGCCGCGAACAGGCCGGGCAGCATCGGGGCGGCGTAGTAGGACTTGCCCGAGGTGACGGCGATGAACACCACCGCGGTGATCGCGACCACGAGCAGCCACCGGTGCGGGCGGCCGGCCACGGCGCACAGCCGGCGCACGCCGATGACACCCAGGACGAGCAGCGGCGGGCCGGTCAGCAGCACCAGCAGTTCGGGTACCTGGGTGAGCGCGTTGCCCGCCCGGCCGGACAGCACCCCGGCCATCCGCACGGCCGGCCACGGCCAGCCGTAGGAGGCGTTCCACAGGATGTTCGGCAGCGCGATCAGCAACGCCGTCACCGCGGCCAGCCACGGCCCCGGCGTGCGCAGTACCGCGCGCCGGGTGACGACGAGGCCGAGCGCGATGCCGACGAGCAGCGCGGCGATCGTGTCCTTGTTCTCCAGGCCCAGCCCGGCGAGCAGGCCCGCGAGCAGCCACGCCGGGATCGTGCCCAGCCGCAGCGCCCGCGCCGTCGCGACCAGCACGGCGAGCCAGCACACCTGGTCGACGACGGTGGTGCCGAACAGCACCGAGGCGGCCACGAACGCCGGGCAGGCCGCCACCGCGGCGGCCGTGATGAGCTGCGCCCGGCGCCGTCCGCCGAGCTCGGCGGCGAGCTTCGCGGCCAGCAGCACACATCCGACCTCGGCCGCGACGGCCAGGATCCGCAGCGGCAGCACACCGCCGGGCGACGCGGCGGCCAGCCGCGCGAGCGCCGGGGTCAGCGGCGGCTGGTCGACGTAACCCCAGGCCGGGTGGCGGCCGGTGAGCACGTAGTAGAACTCGTCGCGGTGCCAGCCGTAGCGGGCCGCCACCGCCAGGTGGATCACCGCGACCACACCGGCGATCAGCAGGACCGGCCGCCACACCACGCCGGTTCCGGTTTCCCCGGTGTCCTCAACCTTCTGTGTCATCGTCATTTCCCCCAGGAGGTGGTGCCGGCAGGAACGCCGCCAGCAGCAGGTGGCGCACGGTGCGCCGGCAGTCGTCGTCCCCGAGCATCAGCGAGTCCGGGTCGCCGTGCCGGTGCCAGGCGAACCAGGCGACGGATTCGACGAGGAACCGCGCCGAGGTCGGCACGTCCGGGACCGGGCGCAGGTGCCCGGACCTGATCCGCCGCCGCAGGTAGTCGCCGAGCCGGTCCAGAACGACCCGCCGGCCACGCACGAAGTGCAGTTCGGCGAGCTCCGGGATGTCCCGCGCGCAGCTTTCGACCAGCGCGAGCAACCCCTGGTGGCCTTCGATGTACGCGTACAGCTCGTCGATGATCCCGCCGAGCTCCTCGGCGACCGGTCCGGTGCGCCGGCCGAGGGCGGCGTCCAGGGCCGGGAACCCGGCCGACGCCACCGACCGCGCGTCGATCCCGGCGATCCCCGCCTGCCCCGGCGAGGTCACCGGAATGCTCAGCCCGGCCAGCGTCTCCGGCTCGGCCAGGTGCAGGAAAGCCAGATACAGCAAGGCTTCCTTACTGTCCACATAGGTGTAGAGCGCACCGTGGCTCAGACCGAGCGCGGCGGCCACGTCGGAGATCCCGGCCGCTTTGTAGCCCTTGCCGGTGAACACCCGCGCCGCGGCTGCCGCGATCTCACCCAACGGCCGCGGCTGTACCCGTCCACGCATGCGGTGAGTATTGACTGAGCGAGTCAGTCAGTCAAGGGTCCGTCCTGCTCCCCCTCCCAGGTCGCGGCAAAGACGGACCTGTCACGCAGGGCACGCAGGGCTGGAACGCTGTCTCGGCGTGCTTGCGGTCCGGGAAGACCCGGTGGACCACCGCACGGCCGGCTTGTGGCGGACCTTCGTGTAGCCCACCAGGACCTGGGTGTCCCCGCGGACTGTCGCTCGGTTTACACCTCGATGTGCGAGCCCATCACGACGGTGCGGTCGCGGGGCAGCGCGAACTGCTCGGCCGCGTCCGCGGTGATGTACGACGTGGCGATGAACAGCCGCTTGCGCCAGCCTGCCATGGTCGGCTCCTTGCCGAGCTGCAGCTCGATCTTCGACAGGAAGTAGGACGCGTCGTCCACCTGGAGCCGGCCCTCCGTCTCCGCCGGTTCGAGGGACCGCAGCGCGGCGGGGACGTCCGGGCGCTCCATGTACCCGAACCGGGCGCTGACGTGGGTGATGCCGTCGTGGGCGTGGCCGAGGTCGTCGACGACGGTGCGCTCGTCCTCCGGCACCCGGGGCACCGGCTCCGTCTCGATCGACACGATCACGACGTGCTCGTGGCGGACGTGGTTGTGCTCCGCGTTGGCCCGCATCGCCAGCGGCGCGGTCACCTTGCCGCGGTTGAGGAAGACGGCCGTGCCGGGCACGCGCTGCGTGGCGGGCTTGTTGTTCTCCAGGTCGTCGATGAACTCGCGCAGCGAGCCCTCGTGCTGTTCGCGTTCCGCGGTGACGATCTGGCGGCCCCGCTGCCAGGTGATCATCACGGTGAACACGGTGAGGGCGATCAGCAGCGGCAGCCACGCGCCGTGGACCAGCTTGGTCAGGTTGGCCGCGACGAACAGCAGGTCCACCGAGAGCAGCACGGTCGCGCCGACGCCGATCAGCCACTTCGGCGTGCCCCACTTCACCCGCGCGACGTAGAAGAACAGCAGGGTCATGATGGTGATCGTGCCGGTCACCGCCATGCCGAACGCGTAGGCCAGCGCCGCCGAACTGCGGAACGCGAACACCAGCGTCAGCACCGAGACCAGCAGCAGCCAGTTGATCCACGGGACGTAGATCTGGCCGATCTCCGACTCCGAGGTGTGCCGGATCCGCAACCGGGGCAGGTACCCGAGCCGGGCGGCCTGCGCCGTGACCGAGTACGCGCCGGTGATGACCGCCTGGGACGCGATCACGGTCGCCGCGGTGGCCAGCAGCACCAGCGGCAGCCGCGCCCAGCCGGGCACGAGCAGGAAGAACGGGCTGGCGACGTTGGCCTGGTCCTTGAGGATCAGCGCGCCCTGCCCGAGGTAGCTGAGCACGCACGCGGGGAGCACCAGGAACAGCCAGCCGCGGGTGATCGCCCGCCGGCCGAAGTGGCCCATGTCGGCGTACAGCGCCTCGGCGCCGGTGACCGACAGCACGATCGCGGCCAGCGCGAAGAACGCGATCCCGAAGTGGCCGGCCAGGAAGCCCAGCGCGTACGTCGGCAGGAGCGCCTTCAGGATCTCCGGGTTACCGGCGATGCCGCCGATGCCGAACACCCCGATCGTGACGAACCAGAGGATCATCACCGGCCCGAACAGCCGCCCGACGGTCGCGGTTCCCTTGCGCTGGAACAAGAACAGCACCACGATGATGACCGCGGTGATCGGCACGACCAGCTCGTCGAACGAAGGCTGCACGATTTTGAGCCCCTCGACCGCGGACAGCACCGAGATCGCCGGGGTGATCATGCTGTCGCCGAAGAACAGCGACGCGCCGAAGATGCCCACGCCGGACAGCACCAGCGCGGTCCGGGCGCCGCGCTGGCCGCTCCAGCGCCGCAGCTGCGTGATGAGGGCCATGATGCCGCCCTCGCCGTCGTTGTCGGCGCGCATGGCCAGCAGCACGTAGGTGACCGTGACGATGATCATCACCGACCAGAAGATCAGCGAGACGACGCCGAACACGTTGTCCGTGCTGACCGGGACGGGGTGCGGGTCGCTGGGGCTGAACACCGTCTGCAGGGTGTAGATCGGGCTGGTCCCGATGTCGCCGAACACCACGCCCAGGGCGCCGACGACCACCGCGAGCCGCACGGTCTCGCGCCGGGCCGGCGCCGGGGCCACCGGATCGGCGGCCGGGTTCTGATCAGCCATGACGTTCCCCTCCGAGCAGGCAGCCAGGACCCTCGTCGCCCGGTGCACCGTGCCGGACCCTACCGACACCCGCGCCGCGCCCGGTCCGCCCGGCCCGCGACGCGCCGACCGGGCCTGCCCGCCGGCGACCTCCCCTCCGCCGGCTGGTACGCCTCTTGGACGGCGACACCCGTCGATCGCCCCGGCCGTCGCCCTCACCGGGCCGGCCCCGCGCCGCCCGGGCCGCGGCGGCCCGTCCCGTGCCGGCCACAGTGGACGGTCGGACCGCCCGGCCTACGACGACGGCATCCGGGTACGCAAGACCACGCACCGGCCGTGAGGCCGGGATTCAGGCGCTCGGCACCACCGGAGAAGCGCGCCGGAACTCGCTCGGGTTGGCGCCGCGGACCCGCTTGAACGCCGCGCTGAACCCGAACGGATCGGCGTACCCCACCGCGCGGGCGACGTCGGCGACGGTGGCCGTCTCCCGCTCGATCAGCAGGTCGGCCGCGAGCGTCATGCGCCAGCGCGTCAGGTACGTCAGCGGTGGTTCGCCGACCAGCTCGGCGAAGCGCTTGGCCAGCGTCGACCGGGAGACGCCGGTCCGGCCGGCCAGCGCGGCGACCGTCCAGGGCGCCGCCGGTTCGGCGTGCAGCAGGCGCAGCGCGTCGCCGACCACCGGGTCGCGCTGGGCGGCCCACCAGGCCGGGGCTTCGCCGCCGGGCCGGTCGAACCACTCGCGCAGCGTGCAGACGAGCATCCAGTCCAGCAGCCGGTCGAGCACCACCTGCTGGCCCGGCGCGTCCACGGCGACCTCGGCGGCGAGGTGGTCCAGCACGGCGTCCCCGGTGCCCCCGCTGTCCGCGCGCAGCACGACGGGCAGCGCCTCCAGCAGCCGGCGGCTGATCTCGCCGCGCACCGGGTACGCGCCGACGATCAAGGTCGTCGCGCCGCCGCTGTCGTCGGTCCAGCCGCGCCGGTGCCGGGTGCCGCCCTCCTCGGGCGCCGCGCAGAACTCACCGCACGCGACCGGCTCGGCCGGGGTGCCGAGCTCGTCGACGAAGGTGAACGTCGCGGGGCCGCGCACGACGACCGTCTCGCGGGCGCGCAGCCGCTCGGGCGGGCCGTGCTCCGGCACGATCCAGCCCGCGCCGCCGAGCACGGTGCACAGGGTCAGCGGCGCGCCGTCCACGAACTCCAGCGCCCAGGGCGGGGACAGGGTCGAGCTGCCGAACAGCGAGCCGTGGGCCCGCACCCCGCGGATCAGGTCGTCGAACACGTCCACCGCACCGAGGTTAGACGAATGGACAGGCGATCCGGGCTTTCACCTATGGGATTGTCCGAGCCGGCCGCGTTGAATCGACGTCATGAGCAGCGACACCGGTTCCTTGACCGCCCCGGACCTCGAGTTCCTCCGCCGGCCCCTGCACGGCTTCCTGACGGTGGCCGCGACCCCGCTCCCGCCACAGCCGCGGCCCGTGTGGTTCGAGGCCACCGGCGAAGGCACGCTCCAGCTGTTCACGGAGCCGGACGCGCTCAAGGTGCGACGTCTGGGCCGCGACCCCCGCGCCTCGCTCGTCGTCGCCGCGCCGGTGGGTGAACGCGAGCGGTGGGTTTCGGTCGCCGGCCGCACCACGCTGGAACCCGATGGCGCCCACGACCTGGCCCGCCGGCTGGCCGCCCGCTACTGGGACCTCGACGACCCGGCGCGGGCCGCCGACCTCGCCGGGATCCTGGCCGCCGACCAGCTTCGCCTGGTGATCCACCCGGAGACGGTGCGCCGCTACACGTACTGATCGCCGCTCAGGCTGCGAGTTGAGTGCACGCCTGTACACTCAATCAGCATGATCGTCACCAGCTGGGTCCACGAGGTCGTGACCGCCGGCCGTGAGCGGGGCGGTGCCTGATGGCCGAAGTGGGAATGCGCCCCCCGGCGTCGCCGCTGCGGCGCCGGGCCTTGCGCGCGGTGCGCTGGCTGTTCACCCCCTTGCGGGCGGACGACTACCTGGAACTGATCAACCCCCTGTGGTCGACCCGGGAGCTGCGCGGCCGCGTCGAGCGGGTCGAGCCCGAGCGCGGCGACGCCGCCACCGTGCTGATCCGGCCCGGCTTCGACTGGGTCGGGCACCGGCCCGGGCAGTACGTCCGGCTGGGTGTGGTCATCAACGGCGTCCACCACTGGCGCGCGTACTCGCTGACGTCGAGCCCGGACCGCGCGGACGGCCTCATCTCGGTCACCCCCAAGAAGGTCGACGGCGGGATCGTCTCGCCGTACCTGGTCGAGCGGGCCCGGCCCGGCGAAGTCGTGCGGCTCGGCGAGGTCGAAGGCGCCTTCACCCTGCCCGACCGGCTCGAGCGCGGCCTGCTGTTCGTCACCGCGGGCAGCGGCATCACGCCGGTGATGAGCATGCTGCGTCACCTGGGCCCGGGGCCCGGCCTGCGCGACGTCGTCCACGTGCACTCGGCGCGGGAGCCGGACGGCGTCACCTTCGGCGAAGAGCTGGCCACACTGGAAAAGCAGCACGAGGGGTTCCGCCTCGAACTGCGCATCACCAGCCGCGACGGCCGGCTCTCCCCCGCCGACCTGGACGCCCTGTGCCCGGACTGGCGCGACCGCGACACCTACGCCTGCGGTCCCGGCGAGCTCCTCGACGCGCTGCAGGCGCACTGGAAGAGCCACGGCGACGTCGACCGGCTGCACCACGAACGGTTCCAGCCGATCGTCGGCGGCGACTCCGCCGACGGCTCGGGCGGCACCGTGCGGTTCGCCCACCGCAACGTCGACGCGGAGTGCCCGCCCGGCACCCCGATCCTCGTCGCGGGCGAGAACGCGGGCGTCGACATGCCCTTCGGGTGCCGGGTCGGGGTCTGCCACACCTGCGTGCTGCCGATCCGGGACGGCCGGATCCGCGACCTGCGCACCAACGTCGTCAGTCAGTTGAACAACGAGATCGTGCGCACCTGCGTCAACGGCGCCGAAGGCCCGGTCACGGTCGAACTCTGAGCGAGGAAAGGACCTCATGCCCACGCAGAACACCCTGTCCCAGGAAGCCACCCACCCGTTCGCGCACCTGAGCGCGGCTCAGCTGGACGAACTCGCCCGCGAGTTCGACGCCATCCACGACCGGGTCCACGGTGAGCTGGGCGAGCGCGATCGCCGCTACATCAAGGGCGTCATCAGGATGCACCGCCAGATCGCGGTGGCCGGCCGGGCGCTGCTGCTCGGCTCCCGGTCCAAGCCGGCCTGGCTGGCGGGCACCGGCTGCCTGGCGGTGGCGAAGATCCTGGAGAACATGGAGATCGGGCACAACGTGCTGCACGGTCAGTGGGACTGGATGAACGACCCGTACATCCATTCGTCCACATGGGACTGGGACACCGCCTCGACGGCGGCGGCGTGGAAGCACTCCCACAACTTCATCCACCACACCTACACCAACATCCGGGGCAAGGACAAAGACCTCGGGTACGAGATCATGCGCATCGACCCGCACCAGAAGTGGCACCCGGCCTACCTGGCGCAACCGCTGTACAACCTGCTGCTGATGGCCTTCTTCGAGTGGGGTGTCGCGGTCCACGACCTCGACGTCGAAGCCATCCGCGCCGGCGAGAAGCCGATGAAGGACGTGTGGCACGACATCAAGGGCATCTCGGGCAAGGCGCGCGACCAGGTCCTGAAGGACTACGTCGGGTGGCCGCTCGTGAGCGCGCTGGCCGCCACGGCGGTGGGGCGGCTGCTGAAGCCCGAACCCCGCTCCCGGTTGCGGGTGCTGGCGGACCGGGCCGGTGGGCGGCGCCGGAAGGGCGCGGTGCGGGCCCAGCTCGAGGCGGTCCGCGCGGAAGGCGGCGGCACGTTCGCCGCGACGTTCTGGGCGAACT is a window from the Amycolatopsis sp. NBC_00355 genome containing:
- a CDS encoding fatty acid desaturase family protein; protein product: MPTQNTLSQEATHPFAHLSAAQLDELAREFDAIHDRVHGELGERDRRYIKGVIRMHRQIAVAGRALLLGSRSKPAWLAGTGCLAVAKILENMEIGHNVLHGQWDWMNDPYIHSSTWDWDTASTAAAWKHSHNFIHHTYTNIRGKDKDLGYEIMRIDPHQKWHPAYLAQPLYNLLLMAFFEWGVAVHDLDVEAIRAGEKPMKDVWHDIKGISGKARDQVLKDYVGWPLVSALAATAVGRLLKPEPRSRLRVLADRAGGRRRKGAVRAQLEAVRAEGGGTFAATFWANFTANIIRNLWAHSIIFCGHFPDQTYTFGQDEVRDETRGGWYVRQLVGAANITGSPLFHLMSGNLGYQVEHHLFPDMPSSRYAEIAPQVREICRRYGLPYNTGPFSRQLGTVHRTILRLAFPGGKPRPKPGPYQGDDVERAA
- a CDS encoding pyridoxamine 5'-phosphate oxidase family protein, giving the protein MSSDTGSLTAPDLEFLRRPLHGFLTVAATPLPPQPRPVWFEATGEGTLQLFTEPDALKVRRLGRDPRASLVVAAPVGERERWVSVAGRTTLEPDGAHDLARRLAARYWDLDDPARAADLAGILAADQLRLVIHPETVRRYTY
- a CDS encoding potassium transporter Kup: MADQNPAADPVAPAPARRETVRLAVVVGALGVVFGDIGTSPIYTLQTVFSPSDPHPVPVSTDNVFGVVSLIFWSVMIIVTVTYVLLAMRADNDGEGGIMALITQLRRWSGQRGARTALVLSGVGIFGASLFFGDSMITPAISVLSAVEGLKIVQPSFDELVVPITAVIIVVLFLFQRKGTATVGRLFGPVMILWFVTIGVFGIGGIAGNPEILKALLPTYALGFLAGHFGIAFFALAAIVLSVTGAEALYADMGHFGRRAITRGWLFLVLPACVLSYLGQGALILKDQANVASPFFLLVPGWARLPLVLLATAATVIASQAVITGAYSVTAQAARLGYLPRLRIRHTSESEIGQIYVPWINWLLLVSVLTLVFAFRSSAALAYAFGMAVTGTITIMTLLFFYVARVKWGTPKWLIGVGATVLLSVDLLFVAANLTKLVHGAWLPLLIALTVFTVMITWQRGRQIVTAEREQHEGSLREFIDDLENNKPATQRVPGTAVFLNRGKVTAPLAMRANAEHNHVRHEHVVIVSIETEPVPRVPEDERTVVDDLGHAHDGITHVSARFGYMERPDVPAALRSLEPAETEGRLQVDDASYFLSKIELQLGKEPTMAGWRKRLFIATSYITADAAEQFALPRDRTVVMGSHIEV
- a CDS encoding ferredoxin reductase; its protein translation is MAEVGMRPPASPLRRRALRAVRWLFTPLRADDYLELINPLWSTRELRGRVERVEPERGDAATVLIRPGFDWVGHRPGQYVRLGVVINGVHHWRAYSLTSSPDRADGLISVTPKKVDGGIVSPYLVERARPGEVVRLGEVEGAFTLPDRLERGLLFVTAGSGITPVMSMLRHLGPGPGLRDVVHVHSAREPDGVTFGEELATLEKQHEGFRLELRITSRDGRLSPADLDALCPDWRDRDTYACGPGELLDALQAHWKSHGDVDRLHHERFQPIVGGDSADGSGGTVRFAHRNVDAECPPGTPILVAGENAGVDMPFGCRVGVCHTCVLPIRDGRIRDLRTNVVSQLNNEIVRTCVNGAEGPVTVEL
- a CDS encoding AraC family transcriptional regulator; its protein translation is MDVFDDLIRGVRAHGSLFGSSTLSPPWALEFVDGAPLTLCTVLGGAGWIVPEHGPPERLRARETVVVRGPATFTFVDELGTPAEPVACGEFCAAPEEGGTRHRRGWTDDSGGATTLIVGAYPVRGEISRRLLEALPVVLRADSGGTGDAVLDHLAAEVAVDAPGQQVVLDRLLDWMLVCTLREWFDRPGGEAPAWWAAQRDPVVGDALRLLHAEPAAPWTVAALAGRTGVSRSTLAKRFAELVGEPPLTYLTRWRMTLAADLLIERETATVADVARAVGYADPFGFSAAFKRVRGANPSEFRRASPVVPSA